A genomic segment from Capra hircus breed San Clemente chromosome 7, ASM170441v1, whole genome shotgun sequence encodes:
- the VAV1 gene encoding proto-oncogene vav, with protein MELWRQCTHWLIQCRVLPPSHRVTWDGAQVCELAQALRDGVLLCQLLNNLLPHAINLREVNLRPQMSQFLCLKNIRTFLSTCYEKFGLKRSELFEAFDLFDVQDFGKVIYTLSALSWTPIAQNKGIMPFPTEESVGDEDIYSGLSDQIDDTVEEDEDLYDCVENEEAEGDEVYEDLMRSEPVPMPPKMTEYDKRCCCLREIQQTEEKYTDTLGSIQQHFMKPLQRFLKHQDIEIIFINIEDLLCVHTHFLKEMKEALANPSAATLYQVFIKYKERFLIYGRYCSQVESASKHLDRVATAREDVQMKLEECSQRANNGRFTLRDLLMVPMQRVLKYHLLLQELVKHTQDAMEKDNLRLALDAMRDLAQCVNEVKRDNETLRQITNFQLSIENLDQSLAHYGRPKIDGELKITSVERRSKMDRYAFLLDKALLICKRRGDSYDLKDFVNLHSFQIRDDSSGERDNKKWTHMFLLIEDQGAQGYELFFKTRELKKKWMEQFEMAISNIYPENATANGHDFQMFSFEDTASCKACQMLLRGTFYQGYRCQRCRAPAHKECLGRVPPCGRHGQDYSGTMKKDKPHRRAQDKKRNELGLPKMEVCQEYYGLPPPPGAIGPFLRLSLGDIVELTKAEAEQNWWEGRNTSTNEVGWFPCNRVKPYVHGPPQDLSVHLWYAGPMERAGAESILTNRSDGTFLVRQRVKDAAEFAISIKYNVEVKHIKIMTAEGLYRITEKKAFRGLTELVEFYQQNSLKDCFKSLDTTLQFPFKEPERRAISKPPAGSTKYFGTAKARYDFCARDRSELSLKEGDIIKILNKKGQQGWWRGEIYGRVGWFPSNYVEEDYSEYC; from the exons TTCCTCTGCCTTAAGAATATCCGCACTTTCCTGTCTACCTGCTATGAGAAGTTTGGCCTCAAGAGGAGTGAACTCTTTGAGGCCTTCGACCTCTTCGATGTGCAGGATTTTGGCAAG GTCATCTACACCCTGTCCGCTCTGTCCTGGACCCCGATTGCCCAGAACAAGGGGATCAT GCCCTTCCCCACTGAGGAGAGTGTGGGTGATGAAGACATCTACAGTGGACTGTCCGACCAGATCGA CGACACGGTGGAGGAGGATGAGGACCTGTACGACTGCGTGGAGAACGAGGAGGCAGAGGGCGATGAGGTCTACGAGGACCTCATGCGCTCGGAGCCGGTACCCATGCCG CCCAAGATGACAGAGTATGACAAGCGGTGCTGCTGTCTGCGGGAGATCCAGCAGACGGAGGAGAAGTATACGGACACGCTGGGCTCCATCCAACAG CATTTTATGAAGCCCTTGCAGCGGTTCCTTAAACACCAAGACATCGAGATTATCTTCATCAACATCGAG GACCTGCTTTGTGTGCACACCCATTTCCTAAAGGAGATGAAGGAAGCCCTGGCCAACCCCAGTGCAGCCACCCTCTACCAGGTCTTCATCAAATACAAGGAGAG GTTCCTCATCTACGGCCGCTACTGCAGCCAGGTGGAGTCGGCCAGCAAGCACCTGGACCGCGTGGCCACAGCCCGGGAGGATGTACAAATGAAGCTGGAA GAATGTTCTCAGCGCGCCAACAACGGGAGGTTCACCTTAAGGGACCTGTTGATGGTCCCCATGCAGCGAGtgctcaaatatcacctcctGCTCCAG GAGCTGGTGAAACACACACAGGATGCGATGGAGAAGGACAACTTGCGGCTGGCCCTAGATGCCATGAGG GACCTGGCACAGTGTGTAAACGAGGTCAAGCGGGACAATGAGACGCTGCGGCAGATTACCAACTTCCAACTGTCCATCGAGAACCTG GACCAGTCTCTAGCCCACTACGGCCGACCCAAGATCGATGGTGAGCTGAAGATAACTTCGGTGGAGAGGCGCTCCAAGATGGACAG GTATGCCTTCCTGCTTGACAAAGCTCTGCTCATCTGTAAGCGCCGAGGGGACTCCTACGACCTCAAGGACTTTGTGAACCTGCACAGCTTCCAGATTCGAGATGACTCCTCCGGAGAGAGGGACAACAAGAAG TGGACTCACATGTTCCTCCTGATTGAGGACCAAGGTGCTCAGGGCTATGAGCTGTTCTTCAAGACACGAGAACTAAAGAAGAAGTGGATGGAGCAGTTCGAGATGGCCAT CTCCAACATCTACCCTGAGAACGCCACTGCCAATGGTCATGACTTCCAGATGTTTTCCTTTGAGGACACCGCATCCTGCAAGGCTTGCCAGATGCTGCTGAG AGGCACTTTCTATCAGGGGTACCGCTGTCAACGGTGCCGAGCACCTGCACACAAGGAGTGTCTTGGGAGGGTCCCTCCATGTGGTCGACATGGACAAG ATTATTCAGGAACTATGAAGAAG GATAAGCCACATCGGCGGGCTCAAGACAAAAAGAGGAATGAGCTAG gcctgCCCAAGATGGAGGTGTGCCAGGAATACTAtgggctgcccccaccccctggagCCATTGGACCTTTTCTACGCCTCAGCCTGGGAGACATCGTGGAGCTCACCAAGGCTGAAGCCGAACAGAACTGGTGGGAG GGAAGGAATACGTCTACCAATGAAGTCGGCTGGTTTCCCTGCAATAGGGTCAAGCCCTACGTGCAT GGTCCCCCCCAGGACCTGTCTGTTCATCTCTG GTACGCTGGCCCCATGGAGCGAGCCGGGGCGGAAAGCATTCTTACCAACCGCTCGGATGGGACGTTCTTGGTGCGGCAGAGGGTGAAGGATGCTGCAGAATTTGCCATCAGCATTAa GTATAATGTTGAAGTCAAGCATATTAAAATCATGACAGCAGAAGGACTGTACCGGATTACAGAAAAGAAAGCTTTCAGGGGGCTTACG GAGCTGGTGGAATTCTACCAGCAGAACTCTCTGAAGGATTGCTTCAAGTCGCTGGACACCACCCTGCAGTTCCCCTTCAAGGAGCCTGAGAGGAGAGCCATTAGCAAACCACCAG CCGGGAGCACCAAGTACTTTGGCACGGCCAAAGCCCGCTATGACTTCTGCGCCCGGGACCGATCAGAGCTGTCCCTCAAAGAGGGCGACATTATCAAGATCCTTAACAAGAAGGGGCAGCAGGGCTGGTGGCGAGGGGAGATCTACGGCCGG GTTGGCTGGTTCCCCTCCAACTATGTGGAAGAGGACTATTCTGAGTACTGCTGA